In the genome of Spirochaetia bacterium, one region contains:
- a CDS encoding tripartite tricarboxylate transporter substrate binding protein — MKKILFVFCILLGSMSLVFANGQGESNDSTWAKKVEIQVPARAGGGSDVIARTLGTEVAKASGRTFTIVNDTDGNGVVAFEKTRTAKTDGSTLLAYHTSMLIKMATNVYNHSLDDFTVIGVAHPLDQAPEVFVVGADSPYQSLDDFVKAAKAAPDTLLVGVETGGVSHIIGGLFDNAAGITLKFVEAGSDTEKLTSLVGKNIDACIVNVNQAKQYVQSNKVRALGVISRDSEGGKSEVLPDVPSFIQQGYNVDFCIFDLLLGPKDMNLDLVASIYNYYANAATSDAVNAVLEPAGFAMEFYGQEKGLQVIEKQQKELNEIVKDLGLMKK, encoded by the coding sequence ATGAAAAAAATATTGTTTGTGTTTTGTATCTTGCTAGGAAGTATGTCTCTTGTTTTTGCTAATGGGCAAGGGGAATCAAATGATTCTACTTGGGCAAAAAAAGTAGAAATCCAAGTACCTGCCCGTGCTGGGGGTGGAAGTGATGTCATAGCAAGGACACTAGGTACTGAAGTGGCAAAGGCATCCGGTCGAACATTTACTATTGTCAATGATACAGATGGCAATGGAGTAGTTGCGTTTGAAAAGACTCGAACAGCAAAGACTGACGGAAGTACTCTACTTGCATATCATACATCTATGTTGATTAAGATGGCAACAAATGTTTATAACCATTCATTAGATGATTTTACAGTGATTGGAGTTGCTCATCCGTTGGATCAAGCACCGGAGGTTTTTGTTGTAGGTGCCGATTCTCCTTATCAATCGTTAGATGATTTTGTAAAGGCTGCAAAAGCGGCACCTGATACTTTGCTTGTAGGTGTTGAAACAGGAGGGGTGTCTCATATTATAGGAGGTCTCTTTGACAATGCTGCTGGTATTACTCTCAAATTTGTCGAGGCAGGTAGTGATACTGAGAAACTGACTTCTTTGGTTGGAAAAAATATTGATGCTTGCATAGTCAATGTAAATCAAGCAAAACAATATGTACAATCGAACAAAGTCAGGGCCTTAGGGGTGATTTCACGAGATAGTGAGGGAGGAAAAAGTGAAGTACTTCCTGATGTACCCAGTTTTATTCAGCAGGGCTATAATGTTGATTTCTGTATTTTCGATCTTTTATTGGGTCCAAAAGACATGAATCTTGATCTGGTTGCATCCATCTATAATTATTATGCAAACGCGGCTACTTCTGATGCTGTCAATGCAGTACTGGAACCGGCAGGATTTGCAATGGAATTTTACGGGCAGGAAAAAGGTTTGCAGGTAATTGAGAAACAACAGAAGGAACTGAACGAAATAGTCAAGGATCTTGGATTGATGAAGAAGTAG
- a CDS encoding tripartite tricarboxylate transporter permease, with the protein MGSYLPYILSQLLQPFNFSLLLIGNIIGLIFGAIPGLSGTLAVILFMALTYTMKTAPSVIFLISLWVGGCSGAFIGSILLGIPGSPSAVATCFDGYPMAQKGKAGKALAIGMCASLIGTFFSAIFGALLSEKIADLAFKLGPWEYFSLCLLAITMVVAISKGNMLKGLASGFLGLLLACIGYSPIDAEPRFVFGNMYLMSGLSMIVVMIGIFGVSKILYEYAKGFSVLPEVDTKSIKGLGITLHEIKAQFGNILRSFGIGLGIGFLPGMGAGLSNLVSYSACKNASKHPERFGTGVPEGLWASEVANNASVGGSLIPMSALGIPGDSTTALLIGALTIHGLEMGPMVFKNSGNIVFLMFGAVAAGAIIVFILQALGMRIFPEILKVPYHYMYPALLVVSFVSCYVESASLYKCGMLIVFAILGVVMAFGDLPVAPLILAFILEPTLESNMLKAFQYTGTGVTFFARPISCIFILLSIFSVFSPILRFLFNKFKKNKALSA; encoded by the coding sequence ATGGGTTCTTATTTGCCCTATATTCTATCACAACTACTACAACCATTTAATTTTAGTCTGCTGTTGATAGGAAATATTATTGGTTTGATTTTTGGGGCTATTCCAGGTCTTTCTGGGACACTTGCAGTTATTCTTTTCATGGCATTGACTTATACAATGAAAACCGCTCCTTCGGTAATCTTTTTGATAAGTCTTTGGGTGGGAGGCTGTTCCGGTGCCTTTATTGGATCGATTTTGCTTGGTATTCCGGGATCGCCCTCTGCCGTTGCAACTTGTTTTGATGGTTATCCGATGGCTCAGAAAGGTAAGGCAGGAAAGGCACTGGCTATTGGTATGTGTGCTTCGCTGATTGGTACTTTTTTCAGTGCGATTTTCGGTGCTCTTTTGAGTGAGAAAATTGCAGATCTTGCTTTCAAGTTGGGACCATGGGAATATTTTTCTCTTTGTTTGCTTGCTATTACTATGGTAGTGGCAATTTCAAAAGGAAATATGTTGAAAGGGTTGGCCTCCGGATTCCTTGGGCTTTTATTGGCTTGTATTGGCTATTCTCCAATTGATGCCGAACCTCGTTTCGTTTTTGGGAATATGTATTTGATGAGTGGTTTAAGTATGATTGTTGTAATGATTGGTATATTTGGAGTTAGCAAAATTCTTTATGAATATGCCAAAGGATTTTCAGTGTTGCCTGAAGTCGATACTAAGTCAATCAAGGGGTTGGGAATTACCCTTCATGAAATCAAGGCACAATTCGGTAATATACTTCGATCCTTCGGTATTGGTCTTGGCATAGGATTTCTGCCTGGTATGGGAGCTGGTTTGTCTAATCTTGTTTCTTATTCAGCTTGCAAGAATGCTTCTAAACATCCTGAACGTTTTGGAACTGGTGTCCCTGAGGGGCTATGGGCTTCCGAAGTTGCAAACAATGCGTCGGTTGGTGGCTCTTTAATTCCTATGTCTGCTTTGGGAATACCTGGTGATTCGACTACTGCATTGCTTATCGGTGCTCTTACAATACATGGGCTTGAAATGGGGCCTATGGTTTTTAAGAACAGTGGTAATATTGTATTCTTAATGTTTGGTGCTGTTGCAGCAGGAGCTATCATAGTATTTATTCTCCAAGCTTTGGGGATGAGGATTTTTCCAGAAATTTTAAAGGTACCCTATCATTATATGTATCCTGCTTTGCTGGTTGTTTCATTTGTGAGTTGCTATGTTGAGTCTGCAAGTTTGTATAAATGCGGGATGCTCATTGTATTTGCCATTTTAGGTGTTGTTATGGCTTTTGGAGATTTACCTGTAGCTCCGCTTATTCTTGCCTTTATTCTTGAACCTACATTGGAGTCAAATATGCTT
- the garR gene encoding 2-hydroxy-3-oxopropionate reductase encodes MKIGFIGLGIMGKPMVKNLLKAGYEVVVYDIIKENVDQMIAAGASSGKSAAEIAASCPVVITMLPNSPHVKTVVLGKDGVLEGAKPGLKYIDMSSIAPLASQEVGKACAAKGVRMLDAPVSGGEPKAIDGTMSIMVGGDKDLFEEVKPIFEVLGGSYVLCGSIGAGNTTKLANQMIVAGNIAILAEALTLAKKAGVDPQTVFEAIRGGLAGSTVMNAKAPMMIAGDFKPGFKIDLHIKDLNNAIETGHGIGSPMPLTVEVQEMLENLHFEGKGQHDHSGLAEYYAKVSGTKIGK; translated from the coding sequence ATGAAGATTGGATTCATTGGACTTGGTATCATGGGCAAACCCATGGTAAAGAACCTGCTGAAGGCAGGCTATGAAGTTGTCGTATATGACATCATAAAAGAAAATGTTGACCAGATGATTGCTGCCGGAGCTTCTTCCGGCAAGAGCGCCGCCGAGATAGCAGCCAGTTGTCCTGTAGTCATCACCATGTTGCCGAATTCACCTCATGTGAAGACCGTAGTCTTGGGCAAGGACGGCGTTCTGGAAGGTGCAAAGCCCGGCCTCAAGTATATTGACATGAGCTCCATTGCTCCTCTGGCAAGCCAGGAAGTTGGGAAGGCCTGTGCGGCAAAGGGCGTGCGCATGCTTGATGCTCCTGTTTCCGGCGGAGAGCCGAAGGCAATAGACGGGACCATGTCGATCATGGTCGGCGGTGACAAGGACCTGTTCGAGGAAGTCAAGCCGATCTTCGAGGTACTGGGCGGATCATACGTGCTCTGTGGCTCGATCGGGGCCGGCAATACGACAAAGCTTGCAAACCAGATGATCGTTGCAGGCAATATTGCAATCCTGGCCGAAGCCCTTACCTTGGCCAAGAAGGCTGGTGTTGATCCCCAGACTGTGTTCGAAGCCATCAGAGGTGGCCTTGCCGGTTCGACTGTGATGAATGCAAAGGCACCCATGATGATTGCAGGGGATTTCAAGCCTGGCTTCAAGATTGACCTGCACATCAAGGACCTGAACAATGCCATTGAGACCGGACATGGTATCGGTTCCCCCATGCCGCTGACCGTTGAGGTACAGGAGATGCTTGAGAACCTTCACTTTGAGGGCAAGGGCCAGCATGACCACAGCGGTTTGGCTGAGTACTATGCGAAAGTATCCGGTACAAAAATCGGCAAGTAA
- a CDS encoding dihydrodipicolinate synthase family protein encodes MDTDFFKGIIVPILTPMTDDERIDAERLCRQVDFVIDGGVSGILLFGSNGEFYVMEESEIEQSLGLVVEHVAGRVPVYMGIGAIRTSKCVRLAKMAQGYGVNGISILQPMFLKPSEDELRTHFATIAEAVSDLPVLLYNNPGRTGYGISQDCVEYLAHHQENIIGMKDSSGNLTETIEFIRRNHDVNFKVMCGKDTLIYSGLSAGCVGAVCSTANFLPKLVCSIYDKFTAGDSKGSLEAQWRLNPIRLQMDKSSFPVATKDYANLLGLDVGAPILPCKPSDQQQMDGLKQQLKESGYID; translated from the coding sequence ATGGACACGGATTTCTTCAAAGGTATCATCGTACCGATCTTGACTCCAATGACTGATGACGAGCGTATTGATGCTGAAAGGTTGTGCAGGCAGGTAGACTTTGTTATTGATGGCGGAGTCTCCGGTATCCTGCTGTTTGGCAGCAACGGAGAATTCTACGTCATGGAGGAAAGCGAGATTGAGCAGTCTCTTGGACTCGTTGTAGAACATGTAGCGGGACGTGTACCCGTATACATGGGAATCGGAGCAATCAGGACGAGCAAATGCGTAAGGCTGGCAAAGATGGCGCAAGGGTATGGAGTGAATGGCATTTCTATCCTTCAGCCCATGTTCCTGAAGCCTTCTGAAGATGAGCTGCGAACACATTTTGCAACTATTGCTGAAGCCGTGTCTGACCTGCCTGTATTGCTGTATAACAATCCGGGCAGGACTGGTTACGGCATAAGCCAGGACTGCGTGGAATATCTGGCACATCACCAGGAAAACATCATAGGCATGAAGGACAGCAGCGGCAATCTGACAGAAACCATTGAGTTCATCCGCAGGAACCATGATGTGAATTTCAAGGTCATGTGCGGAAAAGACACTTTGATTTATTCAGGTCTTAGTGCTGGGTGTGTAGGAGCAGTTTGCAGTACCGCAAATTTTCTTCCCAAGCTTGTCTGTTCCATCTATGATAAGTTCACGGCTGGAGATTCAAAGGGCTCCTTGGAAGCCCAATGGAGATTGAATCCGATCCGTCTGCAGATGGATAAGAGCAGTTTCCCTGTTGCAACAAAGGACTATGCGAATCTTCTTGGTCTTGATGTGGGTGCACCTATATTGCCATGTAAGCCTTCTGATCAACAGCAGATGGATGGACTGAAACAGCAACTGAAGGAATCGGGTTATATTGATTGA
- the garD gene encoding galactarate dehydratase, whose translation MLIYKPQQIIKIASTDNVAIAIRQIKKGTQLSPDLIATENIPQGHKIALYNLKKGDKIFRYGVELGHLLVDTSKGSWINEKMLSLPAAPQLKNLDLTCQLTPPKFIPPRMTFQGYEVPGSPYAGTRNILGITTTVQCVAGVLRVAVEKMKRELLPKYSNVDDIVSLEHPYGCGVAINAKDADIPIRAIKNLAKNPNFGGELMVVGLGCEKLTVDKLLDSEDNNSDNVIMLQDCKGFNAMIDALMTMADKKLRKLNTRKRTTLPLSALCIGLQCGGSDAFSGITANPSAGYASDLLVSGGATVLFSEVTEVRDGVDKIAHRCVDTGTVKKLAQQMAWYDNYLEKGNVDRNANPTPGNKQGGLCNIVEKAMGSIAKSGTSPIVEVLAPGELPSKHGMIFAATPASDFVCGPMQLASGITLQVFMTGRGTPYGLAVAPVIKVCSRTELKNMWNDLIDVNAGTIATGEKTIQQVGLELFNLILDIASGQKKPWAEKYNLANSLCIFNPAPIT comes from the coding sequence ATGCTAATATACAAGCCCCAGCAAATAATCAAAATCGCATCCACGGATAATGTTGCCATTGCAATCAGGCAAATAAAAAAAGGTACGCAATTATCTCCCGACTTAATTGCGACCGAAAATATTCCACAAGGACATAAAATTGCCTTATACAATCTCAAAAAGGGTGATAAAATTTTTCGTTATGGAGTTGAATTAGGACATTTGCTTGTCGATACATCGAAAGGTAGTTGGATAAATGAAAAAATGCTATCACTACCAGCAGCTCCACAACTAAAAAATCTTGATTTAACTTGTCAGTTGACTCCGCCAAAATTCATTCCTCCACGTATGACATTTCAAGGATATGAAGTCCCGGGAAGCCCTTATGCAGGTACACGTAACATCCTTGGCATTACAACTACGGTCCAGTGTGTTGCAGGAGTACTCAGAGTTGCAGTTGAAAAAATGAAACGGGAACTATTACCCAAATATTCCAATGTTGATGATATTGTTTCGCTTGAGCATCCATATGGATGTGGAGTCGCAATCAATGCAAAAGATGCAGATATTCCAATACGTGCAATCAAGAATCTTGCTAAAAACCCTAATTTTGGCGGAGAGCTCATGGTAGTTGGCCTAGGATGTGAAAAGTTAACTGTGGACAAATTACTTGATTCCGAAGATAACAATAGTGATAACGTTATCATGCTACAGGATTGCAAGGGATTCAATGCAATGATTGATGCATTAATGACTATGGCTGACAAAAAGTTAAGGAAACTCAATACAAGAAAAAGAACAACGCTACCGCTTTCTGCTTTATGTATTGGTCTTCAATGCGGAGGAAGTGACGCATTCAGTGGAATAACTGCAAATCCATCTGCCGGATATGCAAGTGATCTTTTGGTAAGCGGAGGAGCTACAGTTTTATTCAGTGAAGTAACAGAAGTACGAGACGGCGTGGATAAAATCGCTCATCGTTGTGTAGATACTGGTACAGTAAAAAAACTTGCTCAACAGATGGCTTGGTATGACAATTACTTAGAAAAGGGGAATGTCGATCGTAATGCAAATCCTACTCCAGGTAATAAACAAGGCGGCCTATGTAATATTGTGGAAAAGGCAATGGGTTCTATAGCAAAAAGTGGTACTAGCCCTATTGTAGAAGTGCTTGCTCCTGGCGAGCTTCCCTCCAAACATGGAATGATTTTTGCAGCAACTCCAGCCAGTGATTTTGTTTGTGGCCCTATGCAATTAGCAAGTGGTATCACTTTACAAGTTTTTATGACCGGACGAGGTACTCCTTATGGATTGGCAGTTGCTCCTGTCATCAAGGTTTGTTCCAGAACCGAACTAAAGAACATGTGGAATGATTTGATCGATGTAAACGCAGGTACTATTGCTACAGGAGAAAAAACCATCCAACAGGTAGGACTGGAATTATTTAATCTGATTTTGGATATTGCATCAGGACAAAAAAAACCGTGGGCAGAAAAATATAATCTGGCAAATAGTCTTTGTATTTTTAATCCTGCACCAATCACATAG
- a CDS encoding tripartite tricarboxylate transporter TctB family protein has product MKVKRDQITGSILILFGICVLVLIQQFQKNFSLSYPGPKFVPACAAIGFLICGSGIFIESSLNKKEEKKFLVKDGWMRMFVSVCILCLYVLAMKYFGYLVCTPIFTYAIVTLFAREKKTTLIGRIFFSLSVSFIVYAVYVFAFGMSLPVGLVFD; this is encoded by the coding sequence ATGAAAGTTAAACGTGATCAAATAACAGGTTCAATTTTAATATTGTTTGGAATCTGTGTGCTTGTATTAATACAGCAGTTTCAGAAAAATTTTTCATTGTCTTATCCAGGGCCTAAGTTTGTACCTGCATGCGCAGCCATTGGCTTTTTAATCTGTGGCAGTGGTATTTTCATTGAAAGTTCATTGAATAAGAAAGAAGAAAAAAAGTTTCTTGTGAAAGATGGCTGGATGAGAATGTTTGTAAGTGTATGTATCTTATGTTTATATGTCTTAGCAATGAAATATTTTGGCTATTTGGTATGTACACCTATATTCACTTATGCCATTGTAACATTATTCGCAAGAGAGAAAAAAACGACACTGATAGGGCGGATATTTTTTTCTCTTTCTGTTAGTTTTATCGTGTATGCTGTCTATGTGTTTGCCTTTGGCATGTCGTTGCCTGTAGGTCTTGTCTTTGACTAA